One Sporocytophaga myxococcoides DNA segment encodes these proteins:
- a CDS encoding RluA family pseudouridine synthase has product MTEEIENDNDELSEDADLYEHFRIEIDKKQAPIRIDKFLMDRLPNVTRNKIQNGIESEAIKVNDKATKCSYKIKPLDVVTVSLPHPPREDVVIPENIPLNIVFEDDQLLIVNKPPGMVVHPAYNNWTGTLVNALAYHFQNLPISRNGEIRPGLVHRIDKDTSGLLVIAKTEFAMSYLAKQFFDHTIERTYIAMVWGEPKENIGTIKSNMGRSLKDRKVMAVYPEGSETGKHAITHYKVLKNIRYVSLIQCNLETGRTHQIRVHMKHLGHPIFNDVTYGGDKILRGTSFSKYKQFVENCFNIIPRQALHAKTLGFIHPTTKEFMQFDSELPQDFQDAIAKWESYVEYE; this is encoded by the coding sequence ATGACTGAGGAAATAGAAAATGACAACGACGAACTTTCAGAAGATGCTGATCTGTATGAGCATTTTAGGATTGAAATAGATAAAAAACAGGCTCCGATCAGAATTGATAAATTTCTGATGGATCGTCTGCCCAATGTTACCAGAAATAAAATCCAGAACGGCATAGAGTCTGAAGCCATTAAAGTCAATGACAAGGCTACAAAATGCAGCTACAAAATAAAACCTCTGGATGTTGTTACGGTATCTCTTCCTCACCCTCCCAGAGAAGATGTTGTAATTCCTGAAAACATTCCGCTGAATATTGTTTTTGAAGATGATCAGTTATTAATAGTCAACAAGCCTCCGGGAATGGTGGTGCACCCGGCTTATAACAACTGGACCGGTACTCTTGTAAATGCATTGGCATATCACTTTCAAAATCTGCCTATCTCAAGAAATGGAGAGATCAGGCCAGGGTTAGTCCACAGAATTGATAAGGATACCAGCGGTCTCCTTGTGATTGCAAAGACTGAATTTGCCATGTCATACCTGGCTAAACAGTTCTTTGATCATACCATAGAGAGAACCTATATTGCTATGGTTTGGGGTGAGCCTAAAGAAAATATCGGTACCATCAAAAGCAACATGGGCCGCAGCCTAAAAGACCGTAAGGTTATGGCTGTTTATCCAGAGGGAAGTGAAACAGGCAAACATGCCATTACGCATTATAAGGTTTTGAAAAACATAAGGTATGTTTCCTTAATTCAATGTAATCTTGAAACCGGAAGGACTCATCAGATAAGGGTTCATATGAAACACCTAGGACACCCTATTTTTAATGATGTAACTTATGGAGGAGATAAAATCCTTAGAGGAACAAGCTTTTCAAAATATAAACAGTTTGTAGAAAACTGCTTTAACATCATTCCACGACAGGCTCTTCATGCAAAAACACTTGGATTTATTCACCCTACCACCAAAGAGTTTATGCAATTTGATTCTGAACTACCTCAGGATTTTCAAGATGCAATTGCTAAGTGGGAGAGTTATGTGGAGTATGAATAG
- a CDS encoding 1-aminocyclopropane-1-carboxylate deaminase/D-cysteine desulfhydrase: MFLKPFLQEINHPLCLEKKVRFSLWREDLNHPLISGNKYWKLKYNLEKAKELGKSSLLTFGGAHSNHIYAFAAAGKEFGFETIGVIRGDECRELSPTLRFATDCGMRIYQVSREQYRNKTDASFLAELSEKFGGTFIIPEGGSNELAVKGCYEMIQNLNVSPDFLCSPVGTGGTLAGIIRGKEGQSKILGFSALKGGSFLRNDIEDLLGGEVFTNWEIIDQFHFGGYAKFTPELVSFINEFKKQFSIPLEPIYTGKMIWGILDMLRKDFFPENSEIIAIHTGGLQGLKGFEEKGVTFS, from the coding sequence GTGTTTCTCAAACCGTTTCTTCAGGAAATAAATCATCCACTTTGCCTGGAAAAAAAAGTCAGATTTTCTCTCTGGAGGGAAGATTTAAATCATCCTTTAATATCTGGTAACAAATACTGGAAGCTTAAATACAACCTTGAAAAGGCAAAAGAACTGGGAAAATCATCTTTGCTTACTTTCGGAGGAGCTCATTCCAATCATATTTATGCATTTGCGGCTGCGGGCAAAGAATTTGGTTTTGAAACAATCGGAGTAATCAGAGGAGATGAGTGCAGGGAATTAAGTCCTACCTTAAGATTCGCAACCGATTGCGGAATGAGAATTTATCAGGTTTCCAGAGAACAATACAGAAATAAAACGGATGCATCATTTTTAGCAGAATTATCTGAAAAATTTGGTGGTACTTTCATTATTCCTGAGGGTGGAAGCAATGAATTAGCAGTAAAGGGATGTTACGAAATGATTCAGAATCTAAATGTTTCACCAGATTTTTTATGCAGTCCTGTAGGAACTGGAGGCACACTGGCAGGAATTATAAGAGGAAAAGAAGGTCAGTCAAAAATTCTCGGGTTTTCAGCGCTTAAAGGAGGAAGTTTTTTGAGAAATGATATTGAAGACCTTCTAGGGGGGGAAGTTTTTACAAACTGGGAGATTATCGATCAATTTCATTTTGGCGGTTATGCCAAATTTACTCCTGAACTAGTATCTTTTATAAATGAATTCAAAAAGCAATTTTCTATTCCCCTGGAACCGATTTATACTGGAAAAATGATCTGGGGAATCCTTGATATGTTAAGGAAAGATTTTTTTCCTGAAAATTCTGAAATTATAGCCATCCATACGGGTGGACTTCAGGGGCTTAAAGGATTTGAAGAAAAGGGGGTTACTTTTTCATAA
- a CDS encoding dipeptidase, whose protein sequence is MNTYIEKNKDRFLSELFDLLRIPSVSADSKYKQDVLKAADFIKDKLIAAGAAKAEICPTKGHPIVYGEKLIDPKAPTVLVYGHYDVQPPDPLNLWSSPPFEPVIKDGRVYARGSCDDKGQMYMHIKALETILKSSELNCNIKFLIEGEEEIGSDNLDSFVKENKDKLKADVVLISDTSIISEDCPSITVGLRGLCYLEVEVTGPKRDLHSGIYGGAVANPINTLCKMIASLKDENNHITIPGFYDDVKELSAKEREELNKIPFDLSEYQKELDIEDIEGEKGYTTIERTGIRPTLDVNGIWGGYTGEGAKTVLPSKAYAKISMRLVPGQNFEKVTKQFSEHFKAIAPKSVKVEVLPHHGGEPALIPTDFPGYEAASLAIEEVWGKKPLPTRDGGSIPIVSLFEKVLGLKTVLMGFGLDEDAIHSPNESYKVDHYFKGIETITLFYKHFSAISKGK, encoded by the coding sequence ATGAATACATACATTGAAAAAAATAAAGACAGATTTCTTTCAGAACTGTTTGATCTTTTACGAATTCCCTCTGTAAGTGCAGATAGCAAATATAAGCAGGACGTTCTCAAGGCTGCAGATTTCATTAAAGACAAGTTAATAGCGGCCGGGGCAGCAAAAGCAGAAATTTGTCCGACAAAGGGTCATCCTATTGTGTATGGTGAAAAACTCATTGATCCTAAAGCTCCTACCGTTTTGGTTTATGGTCATTATGATGTGCAGCCTCCGGACCCTTTGAATTTGTGGAGCAGCCCGCCTTTTGAGCCAGTCATAAAAGATGGCAGGGTTTATGCGCGGGGTTCCTGTGACGACAAGGGCCAGATGTATATGCACATCAAAGCGCTTGAGACCATCCTGAAAAGCAGTGAATTAAACTGTAATATAAAATTCCTGATAGAAGGTGAAGAAGAAATAGGGTCGGATAATCTTGATTCTTTTGTAAAAGAGAATAAGGATAAATTAAAAGCAGATGTGGTTTTAATTTCAGATACGTCAATCATTTCAGAAGATTGTCCTTCTATCACTGTTGGATTGAGAGGTTTGTGTTATCTGGAAGTGGAAGTTACAGGACCAAAAAGAGATTTGCATTCGGGTATTTATGGAGGAGCAGTGGCAAATCCGATCAATACTTTGTGTAAAATGATTGCTTCGTTGAAGGATGAAAACAATCATATTACAATTCCCGGATTTTATGATGATGTAAAAGAATTATCAGCAAAAGAACGGGAGGAATTGAATAAAATTCCTTTTGATTTGAGTGAGTACCAAAAAGAGCTTGACATTGAGGATATTGAGGGGGAAAAGGGCTATACGACAATTGAAAGGACTGGTATCAGACCGACTCTGGATGTAAACGGAATCTGGGGAGGGTATACTGGGGAAGGAGCCAAAACCGTTCTTCCTTCAAAGGCCTATGCAAAAATTTCAATGCGCTTGGTACCTGGGCAGAATTTTGAGAAAGTTACAAAGCAGTTTAGTGAGCATTTTAAAGCAATAGCTCCTAAATCAGTAAAGGTGGAAGTACTTCCGCATCACGGAGGGGAGCCAGCTTTAATACCAACGGATTTTCCCGGCTATGAAGCTGCGAGTCTGGCGATAGAAGAGGTTTGGGGAAAAAAGCCTTTGCCGACAAGAGACGGAGGAAGTATCCCGATAGTTAGTTTGTTTGAGAAGGTATTAGGCTTGAAGACTGTATTAATGGGATTTGGACTAGATGAGGATGCCATCCATTCTCCGAATGAAAGTTATAAAGTGGATCATTATTTTAAAGGTATTGAGACGATTACATTGTTTTATAAGCACTTTAGTGCGATAAGCAAAGGAAAATAA
- a CDS encoding protein-disulfide reductase DsbD domain-containing protein: protein MKIRILIFFLMLGISSSLIAQIERPVTWSTSISKKEVKAGEIVELIFTAQIKSGWYLYSSDFDPNLGPNVTEIEIEKNPSFEVVGKLISVDSKKKYDSLWGGEYRYFKGTGVFKQKIKILKDNPVIQVSLNAQACTDVSGKCVPVSGDFTFEGIKVTAGPVKETPPSPTPSNPKTSVKPTGALDKNSSIAELELEKSKLITRTPDGKDESIEVLKTFVRKWGN, encoded by the coding sequence ATGAAGATCAGGATTTTAATTTTCTTTTTAATGTTGGGAATTTCATCTAGTCTGATTGCACAGATAGAAAGGCCGGTTACATGGAGTACTTCAATTTCCAAAAAGGAAGTAAAAGCAGGTGAAATAGTAGAATTGATTTTTACAGCCCAGATAAAGTCAGGATGGTATTTGTATTCTAGTGACTTTGACCCGAATCTTGGTCCGAATGTAACTGAAATTGAAATAGAAAAAAATCCTTCATTTGAAGTAGTTGGTAAGCTTATATCAGTAGATTCAAAAAAGAAATACGATTCGCTGTGGGGAGGAGAATACAGATACTTTAAAGGAACAGGTGTTTTCAAGCAGAAAATTAAAATATTAAAAGATAATCCTGTGATTCAAGTGTCTTTAAATGCGCAGGCTTGTACTGATGTGAGTGGTAAATGCGTGCCTGTAAGTGGTGATTTTACTTTTGAGGGCATAAAAGTTACTGCAGGTCCGGTAAAAGAAACACCACCTTCTCCAACACCAAGTAATCCTAAAACTTCTGTTAAGCCAACAGGTGCTTTGGATAAAAATTCATCAATTGCAGAGCTGGAATTAGAAAAATCAAAATTGATTACGCGCACCCCTGACGGTAAAGACGAATCCATTGAAGTATTGAAAACATTTGTGAGAAAATGGGGAAATTAA
- a CDS encoding protein-disulfide reductase DsbD family protein translates to MGKLKFIKALFFSLLYILPLVSFSQGSPSKEELKKTSEHIEKLIKRDSLNNLIIQELKSQLGGSAKKDSSLYTRTLDKSPAPTALEKLERKLKKRNSGPEQLSLLAYIIISFGAGFIALFTPCVFPMIPMTVTFFTGGKQKRSEGVKKAIIYGLSIILLYFIIGLLFGPALANLLSTHWLPNVIFSAVFVVFALSFLGMFEITLPASIVNKADEQADKGGYYGVFFMAVTLVLVSFSCTAPIVGNILVMAWAEGQILRPALGMLAYATAFAVPFSLFALFPSWLSKLPKSGGWLNVIKVILGYIELALALKFLSIADQVYHWGILDREIYIAIWIVLSALLGYYLLGKYQLPHDSPVEKISVPRLLLAIFAFSFTMYLVPGLFGAPLKLLSGYLPPMSTHDFDLPGIVREYTNSHEAYICDEPKYASSNKKLPHGLNGYYTYEQAIECAKKKNMPLMLDFTGHGCVSCREMEANVWADAEVLKLLSNDFIIASLYVDDRTKLDSSDVFVSILDGKKKTTLGQKNTELQVMRFKNNAQPYYVLIDPFTEELLAEPTAYDPSVTNFLDFLHEAIKNFRADHPKE, encoded by the coding sequence ATGGGGAAATTAAAATTTATTAAAGCATTATTTTTTTCTCTTCTATATATTCTTCCTCTCGTATCCTTTTCGCAAGGCAGCCCATCAAAGGAAGAATTAAAGAAGACCAGTGAGCATATTGAAAAGCTCATTAAAAGAGATAGTTTGAATAATCTGATAATTCAGGAGCTGAAGTCTCAACTTGGCGGATCAGCCAAAAAGGATTCTAGTCTGTATACCAGAACACTTGACAAGTCTCCCGCACCAACAGCGCTTGAAAAGCTAGAGAGAAAGTTAAAAAAACGTAATAGTGGTCCAGAGCAGTTATCTTTGCTAGCATACATAATCATTTCATTTGGTGCCGGTTTTATTGCGTTGTTCACACCATGCGTTTTCCCTATGATTCCAATGACTGTGACATTCTTCACAGGAGGTAAGCAGAAGAGATCGGAAGGTGTTAAAAAAGCAATTATTTATGGGTTATCTATCATCCTTTTATATTTTATAATAGGACTGTTATTTGGTCCTGCCCTAGCGAATTTGTTGAGTACTCATTGGTTGCCAAATGTTATATTTTCAGCGGTATTTGTGGTATTCGCTCTTTCTTTTCTTGGGATGTTTGAAATTACTTTGCCGGCATCAATTGTTAACAAGGCAGATGAGCAAGCAGATAAAGGAGGATATTATGGAGTCTTCTTTATGGCGGTAACGCTTGTTTTGGTATCCTTTTCATGTACAGCACCCATTGTTGGGAATATTCTTGTTATGGCTTGGGCAGAAGGACAGATACTTAGGCCAGCACTAGGAATGCTGGCATATGCTACTGCTTTTGCAGTCCCATTTTCATTGTTTGCATTATTCCCATCTTGGCTAAGCAAACTTCCAAAATCAGGTGGTTGGTTAAATGTAATCAAGGTTATTCTTGGGTATATAGAATTGGCACTTGCTCTAAAGTTTTTAAGTATAGCAGATCAGGTTTATCATTGGGGAATTTTGGATAGAGAGATATATATTGCTATCTGGATAGTTTTATCTGCTTTGCTGGGATATTATCTTTTGGGTAAATATCAGTTGCCTCATGATAGCCCGGTGGAAAAGATAAGTGTTCCAAGACTACTGCTGGCGATTTTCGCTTTTTCATTTACGATGTATCTGGTACCGGGTCTTTTTGGAGCGCCATTAAAATTATTATCTGGTTATCTTCCCCCTATGTCTACTCATGACTTTGATCTGCCTGGTATTGTAAGAGAGTACACTAACTCACACGAAGCCTACATCTGTGATGAGCCTAAATATGCAAGTTCAAATAAAAAGCTTCCGCATGGTCTTAATGGCTATTATACATATGAGCAGGCCATAGAATGTGCCAAGAAGAAGAATATGCCATTGATGCTTGATTTTACTGGGCATGGCTGTGTGAGTTGTAGAGAGATGGAAGCAAACGTATGGGCAGATGCTGAAGTATTGAAGTTGTTAAGTAATGATTTCATTATTGCTTCATTATACGTAGATGATAGAACTAAGCTTGATTCCTCAGATGTGTTTGTCTCTATTTTGGATGGTAAAAAGAAAACAACTTTGGGGCAAAAAAACACTGAATTGCAGGTTATGAGATTCAAAAACAACGCCCAGCCATACTATGTGCTTATCGATCCGTTTACGGAGGAACTGCTGGCAGAGCCAACTGCTTATGATCCGAGCGTTACTAATTTCCTTGATTTTCTTCATGAAGCTATCAAAAACTTCAGGGCAGATCACCCAAAAGAGTAA
- a CDS encoding DUF6929 family protein, translating to MQTKVIKKAVLENIPSASGVEVVDGMIYIIGDDSKYLFKLKYNLELLEKVELFKSDEEYKIPKNEKPDLECMTVVTINNFKHLLIFGSGSTDKRNKVFLVKLPTKYNKNHFVQQFDLTEFYKLLQSNYEITGGESLNLEAAASDEQHLYLFNRANRKGNNAVMVIKLEEFIPYLCEGSQLVPFPFVKSYQLPEIAGVPSGFSGASVFEKRLYFTASAEDSDNAYLDGEVAGSLLGILELGEFDYLRGGMNNLLPNQFQIGQIDDNGQLYKGKIESISIFEAESSKETIAIAVTDNDAGDSELLMISVSF from the coding sequence ATGCAAACCAAGGTTATTAAAAAAGCTGTTCTTGAAAATATTCCTTCTGCTTCTGGTGTTGAAGTGGTGGATGGTATGATTTATATCATCGGTGATGACAGCAAATATCTCTTTAAGCTGAAGTATAATCTTGAACTCCTTGAAAAGGTTGAACTTTTCAAATCTGACGAAGAGTATAAGATTCCTAAAAATGAAAAGCCAGACCTTGAATGCATGACAGTTGTGACTATTAACAACTTTAAGCATCTACTCATTTTCGGCTCTGGCTCTACGGATAAAAGAAATAAAGTTTTTCTGGTAAAGCTGCCTACGAAGTATAACAAGAACCATTTTGTACAGCAGTTTGATCTTACTGAATTTTATAAATTGCTTCAAAGTAATTATGAAATTACAGGAGGAGAATCGCTTAACCTGGAAGCTGCAGCTTCTGATGAACAGCATTTGTATTTGTTCAACAGGGCCAACAGGAAAGGAAACAACGCTGTAATGGTGATCAAGCTGGAGGAGTTTATTCCTTATTTGTGTGAAGGATCGCAACTGGTCCCCTTTCCCTTTGTGAAGTCCTATCAGTTGCCTGAGATCGCAGGTGTTCCATCCGGTTTTTCAGGAGCTTCCGTTTTTGAGAAAAGGCTTTACTTTACTGCCAGCGCTGAAGATTCAGACAATGCTTACCTTGATGGTGAGGTGGCTGGAAGTCTGTTAGGGATATTAGAACTTGGAGAGTTTGACTATCTGAGAGGAGGCATGAATAATCTTCTGCCAAATCAATTCCAGATCGGTCAGATTGATGATAACGGCCAGCTATATAAAGGAAAAATTGAATCTATTTCAATTTTTGAAGCAGAGTCATCCAAAGAGACCATTGCCATTGCAGTTACAGACAATGATGCAGGAGATTCGGAATTACTAATGATTTCAGTGAGTTTTTAG
- a CDS encoding PhoX family protein, translating into MLNTYKSIGLNLLLFLITSFPVIGQRFQLAKDYDGLGIVLPKGIRYDQLFREGEIVVNVKGAKTISKGEHDYNCFIPKGKNGVDGFLFVSHESNDTNSTLGDGGGATIFEINKIDGRWINKGSFNAVDFSKVGGTFKNCSGALTPWGTILSAEEFPPGSNAELFNEGGGSRDTSDFNGMKRYQNMGWVVEIDPVSKTALRKLYAMGRCSHEGILIMPDSVTVYLTDDFTPSVFYKFIADRAGDLSKGKLFAYQQNANGNGGTWIRLPSDMKSLIDSRNVALQRGATSFVRMEWLTLVDGKIYISETGQDDIDLDKSVMINSTWANHIQATKNEKGAYDYPYGAVLEFNPYSNSIKPLITGGKGFKHVDKHFSNPDGIAYAKVKGKTYLVINEDIIKNTRGRVPEEFLKKDKIVNEIWWLDLSIKNPVVDDLKRFLIAPVGAETTGGYFTPDYSTYFLNVQHPDSDNPEPFNRSVTIAVGPILKKGKNKR; encoded by the coding sequence ATGCTAAACACGTACAAATCAATAGGCCTTAATCTATTACTTTTTTTGATAACTTCTTTTCCAGTTATAGGCCAGCGTTTTCAGCTTGCAAAAGATTATGATGGTTTGGGTATTGTTCTGCCCAAGGGTATCCGTTATGATCAATTATTCAGGGAAGGGGAAATTGTAGTAAATGTGAAAGGAGCCAAGACAATTTCAAAAGGCGAACATGATTATAATTGCTTTATTCCAAAGGGAAAAAATGGTGTTGATGGCTTCCTTTTTGTCTCTCATGAATCAAATGATACGAACTCTACTTTGGGAGATGGAGGTGGGGCCACAATTTTTGAAATTAATAAAATTGACGGAAGATGGATAAATAAAGGCTCTTTTAATGCTGTAGATTTTTCGAAAGTTGGAGGAACATTTAAAAATTGTAGCGGAGCTTTGACTCCCTGGGGGACCATTCTTAGCGCCGAAGAATTTCCTCCTGGTTCTAATGCCGAGCTTTTCAATGAAGGCGGGGGCTCAAGGGATACAAGTGATTTTAATGGAATGAAAAGGTATCAGAATATGGGCTGGGTTGTAGAGATTGATCCGGTATCAAAAACCGCTTTGAGAAAATTGTATGCAATGGGCAGATGTTCTCATGAAGGCATTTTGATAATGCCAGACAGTGTTACAGTTTACCTAACAGATGATTTTACTCCTTCAGTATTTTATAAGTTTATTGCTGATAGGGCAGGGGACTTATCTAAAGGGAAGTTGTTTGCATATCAGCAAAATGCCAATGGAAACGGAGGGACATGGATACGACTTCCTTCTGATATGAAATCATTGATTGATTCAAGAAATGTGGCCTTGCAGAGAGGGGCAACAAGTTTTGTTCGAATGGAATGGCTTACTCTTGTTGATGGCAAGATTTATATATCTGAAACAGGGCAGGATGATATTGACCTGGATAAATCTGTTATGATCAACTCGACTTGGGCAAATCATATACAAGCCACAAAAAATGAAAAAGGTGCATATGATTATCCATATGGTGCGGTCCTTGAGTTCAATCCTTATTCTAACTCCATCAAGCCGTTAATTACGGGTGGCAAAGGTTTTAAACATGTAGATAAACATTTTTCTAATCCGGATGGAATTGCCTATGCGAAGGTAAAAGGTAAAACATATCTGGTCATCAATGAAGATATCATTAAAAACACCCGAGGCAGAGTCCCGGAAGAGTTTCTAAAAAAAGACAAAATAGTGAATGAAATCTGGTGGCTTGATTTAAGCATTAAAAATCCAGTAGTGGATGATTTAAAAAGATTTTTGATTGCTCCTGTGGGTGCAGAAACGACCGGTGGTTATTTTACTCCGGATTATTCAACCTATTTTCTCAATGTCCAACATCCTGACAGTGATAATCCTGAGCCATTTAACAGATCTGTAACGATTGCGGTAGGGCCAATTCTGAAGAAAGGAAAGAATAAAAGATAA
- a CDS encoding radical SAM protein produces the protein MRLISHPVLCNYYVTYRCNASCTFCDIWEKPSPYVTLEQARANFRDLKKLGVKVIDFTGGEPLLHQQLDQLLSLAKDMGFITTVTTNTLLYPKYAERLKGNIDMLHFSLDSSHKAEHDSSRGVACFDFFVESIKIAKEIGERPDILFTVFEKNIDQIEEVYKKFALPNDLLLILNPVFEYNGVNTNGGLSDNALDRLEKIASEKLIYLNQAFIALRKNGGNHIDDPVCKAASTTIVISPENKLLLPCYHLGMEALDIEDNLYNLYTSDRVQKLVKLEGRYEQCEGCAINCYMQPSFAVDVTRYFWMALPSTLKYNMIKGTWKKLFKL, from the coding sequence GTGAGGCTCATTTCACATCCGGTTTTGTGTAATTACTATGTCACATATAGATGCAATGCAAGTTGCACATTTTGTGATATCTGGGAAAAACCTTCTCCATATGTTACACTTGAGCAAGCAAGAGCTAACTTCAGAGATCTTAAGAAACTTGGTGTGAAAGTAATTGATTTCACTGGTGGTGAGCCTTTGCTACACCAGCAACTGGATCAACTTTTGTCACTTGCGAAAGACATGGGGTTTATTACAACTGTTACCACTAATACCCTTCTTTATCCCAAATATGCAGAGAGGTTGAAAGGCAACATAGATATGCTGCACTTCTCCCTTGACTCCTCTCATAAAGCAGAACATGATAGCTCAAGAGGTGTAGCATGTTTTGATTTCTTTGTAGAATCTATAAAAATTGCAAAAGAGATTGGTGAAAGGCCTGATATATTGTTTACGGTATTTGAAAAAAATATAGATCAGATAGAGGAAGTATATAAAAAGTTTGCACTGCCTAATGACCTTTTGCTTATACTTAATCCTGTGTTTGAGTATAATGGGGTAAATACTAATGGAGGCCTGTCGGATAATGCTTTGGATCGTCTTGAAAAGATTGCATCAGAAAAATTAATTTATCTCAATCAGGCATTCATTGCTTTAAGGAAAAATGGAGGTAATCATATTGATGATCCTGTTTGCAAAGCTGCCAGCACTACCATTGTAATTTCTCCCGAGAATAAACTTCTACTTCCTTGTTATCACCTGGGAATGGAAGCTCTGGATATTGAAGATAACCTGTACAACCTCTATACATCTGATAGGGTGCAGAAGCTCGTAAAATTAGAAGGCAGGTATGAACAATGCGAAGGCTGTGCAATCAATTGTTATATGCAGCCATCTTTTGCAGTTGATGTAACTCGATATTTCTGGATGGCTTTGCCCAGTACCCTGAAGTATAATATGATTAAAGGAACCTGGAAAAAACTTTTTAAGCTTTAA